A genome region from Mycolicibacterium litorale includes the following:
- a CDS encoding glycosyltransferase yields MTVAIVHERLTEIAGSEHVVAELARQWPDAPIHIPIVDPRVTADFVPRVQTGPLSSAYRAARYRTYAPLLPLVPGWLRRRDFGSAEAVLISHHAFAAAAVNAAGTTPTIVYVHSPARWAWDKKMRREEAPSLPGQLALGMLSRLAIAVERSAAPNISTIVANSTTVAQRVKDHWNREAQVVHPPVNIEHYTPDPAQQRGDYFLLAGRLVAYKRPDIAIRAAVEAGVRLIVAGDGREAARCRKLADGGDVTFAGRVSNEEFRNLYRGARAMVMPGEEDFGITPVEAMACGTPVIALGVGGALDSVVDGVTGSFVTGRTDAEIVSNFAETFASFDNGRFDPVAIRERAEQFSPEVFRARMADVVAQTLAAHRRA; encoded by the coding sequence GTGACGGTCGCGATCGTCCACGAACGATTGACCGAGATCGCCGGCTCCGAACACGTCGTCGCCGAACTCGCCCGGCAGTGGCCGGACGCGCCGATCCACATCCCGATCGTCGACCCGCGCGTCACCGCCGACTTCGTCCCGCGCGTCCAGACCGGTCCGCTGTCCTCGGCCTACCGGGCGGCCAGATACCGCACCTACGCACCCCTGCTGCCGCTCGTGCCGGGCTGGCTGAGACGCCGTGACTTCGGTTCGGCCGAAGCGGTGCTCATCAGTCACCACGCATTCGCCGCCGCCGCCGTCAACGCCGCGGGGACCACGCCGACGATCGTCTACGTGCACTCACCGGCGCGGTGGGCGTGGGACAAGAAGATGCGCCGCGAAGAGGCGCCGTCGCTACCCGGACAGCTGGCCCTGGGGATGCTGTCCCGGTTGGCGATCGCCGTCGAACGCTCGGCGGCACCGAACATTTCGACCATCGTGGCCAACAGCACGACGGTGGCCCAGCGGGTCAAGGACCACTGGAACCGCGAGGCTCAGGTCGTCCACCCACCCGTGAACATCGAGCATTACACGCCGGACCCGGCACAGCAGCGCGGTGACTACTTCCTCCTCGCCGGCCGCCTGGTCGCCTACAAGCGCCCGGACATCGCGATCCGAGCCGCCGTCGAGGCCGGCGTCCGGCTCATCGTCGCGGGCGACGGCCGCGAAGCCGCCCGGTGCCGCAAGCTCGCCGACGGCGGCGACGTCACGTTCGCCGGCCGCGTGTCGAACGAGGAGTTCCGCAACCTGTATCGCGGGGCCAGGGCGATGGTCATGCCGGGGGAGGAGGACTTCGGCATCACGCCCGTCGAGGCGATGGCGTGCGGCACCCCGGTGATCGCCCTCGGTGTCGGCGGCGCGCTCGACAGTGTGGTCGACGGCGTGACCGGTTCGTTCGTCACCGGTCGGACCGACGCCGAGATCGTCAGCAACTTCGCCGAGACCTTCGCCTCCTTCGACAACGGCCGCTTCGATCCGGTCGCGATTCGCGAACGCGCCGAACAGTTCTCGCCGGAGGTGTTCCGCGCCAGGATGGCCGACGTGGTGGCGCAGACGTTGGCGGCCCACCGCCGTGCCTGA